The Acinetobacter calcoaceticus sequence CTTAAAATATTAAATTAATTTCACAGTAAAATTGAAAATAATTCATTTCACATTATACAAATATTAAATATATAATTAATGGCATTACAATTTAATTTTTTTATTATGTCAACTCAACGTTTAAAATTAGAACTCCCTTCTGGACACGATCAATTATTACTTCACTCTTGTTGCGCTCCTTGTTCAGGAGAAGTTATGGAAGCATTAATCGACTCAGAAATTAAATTTTCAATATTTTTTTATAATCCTAATATTCATCCAGTAAAAGAATATCTAATCCGTAAAGAAGAAAATATTCGTTTTGCAGAAAAGCATAATATTCCATTTATCGATGCAGATTATGACACTGACAATTGGTTTGCTCGAGCAAAAGGGATGGAAGATGAACCCGAACGCGGTATTCGTTGTACCATGTGTTTCGATATGAGATTTGAACGAACTGCCCTTTACGCACATGAACACGGCTTTAGTCTCATCAGTAGTTCGTTAGGAATTTCTCGTTGGAAAAATATGGCGCAAATCAATGACTGCGGAATTCGCTCTGCTGCTCACTATCCTGAAATTCAGTACTGGGACTATAACTGGCGTAAAAATGGTGGCTCAAGCCGCATGATTGAAATCAGTAAACGAGAAGAGTTTTATCAGCAAGAATATTGTGGCTGTGTATATTCTTTACGAGATACTAACCGCTGGCGTATGGGTAATGGGCGTGATCGTATTAAACTAGGCGTTAAGTTTTACAGTAATGCGATGGAAGAAGATTAATTTTTACTTCTATTAAAAAATTAATTAATTTGTTCTGAGCTATATTTATTTTTTATAAAAAAAGAGCCACATCTGGAGAATGTGGCTAAAAGGTGTACTAAATAAGCTTTGATGTAATTAGATTAATTGTGTTAGCTTAAAATAAAATTAATTTTATAAAAATCTTAATAACATCTCTAGTTTCATATAACCAATTGATCGTCATAAAATTTGCATTTAAGTATTTGAATAACGATTAAATTTATCTACATAACGTAACTTAGGCTATTATTTAGTTTTTAAATATTGTGCAATTTTTTGAATGTTTTCAATAATTTCATTAGGTGTGTGGGCTGCATAGCCAATAAGTACAGCGGCCTTCTTGTTTAGCATCTGACAATATCTTGATAACGGCTGAACAGCCAAGTTTAAAACTGAACACTGGTCAATAAATTCTTGCTCTGTCCACGCACCTTTTAACCAGCATACCGCATGAATACCTGAATCGGTGGGTTGGACGTCGAGTACCTCCGAGAGATGCTCATCAATAGCTTTAATTAATGCTTGTTGGCGCTCATAGCATGCTTTTCTAACTTTACGCACATGCCGAGCATAGTGCCCTTTTTGTATAAATAGCGACAAAGCCACCTGTTCTAAATAAGAACTTCGTACGTCAGTGTAGTATTTAGCAGCACTAAAAGTTTCGATTAATGCTTCAGGCACAACCATAAATCCTAACCGAAACTCAGGAAACATCATTTTAGTAAAAGTACCAGAGTAAATAACTCTTTGTTGCTGATCTAAACCCTGAAGAGCCTGAATGGGATGTGTGCCATAACGAAACTCACTATTATAATCATCTTCAAAAATCCATTTCTCTTGTTGGGATGCCCAATCGAGTAACGAAAAACGGCGAGCTAGGCTTAAAGTTCCTCCTACAGGAAACTGATGTGAAGGTGCTGTATAAACAAGTTTGCTTTTGAAATAATGATCTGTAATGTCAGAGATTCGCATTCCCTCTTCATCACTTTCAATTAAATTGACCTGAGCACCAAAACTTCGAAAAATATTAAAAGCTGCGTCGTAACCTGGTTCATCTAGGCACACCTGATCATTTGCTTGAAGTAAGGCATATGCAGTCAAATGAATGGCTTGCTGCGTTCCATTTACAATAATAATTTGCTCTTCGTTGCAGTTTAGACCTCGGGTTGAGCGGACATATTCACAGATTGCCTGACGCAATGGTAAATAGCCCCGTGGGTCGTGAAATTGACCCAGCTGATAATACGACTGTCGCCAAGCTTGTATTAATAATTTTCCCCAAAGCTGATGAGGAAATAAATCAATACAACCCACTCCTACATGGAACATTTTTTTCTTTTGACTTGACCATGACTGTTCTCGCCATGAAGTTAATAATCCCTCAAGATTCGGATTAATATTTAAAGAATGATGATTGGTTAGCGTAGTTTTTTTTGAATTTTCTTGAATATGTATTAGCTGATCTGGCACAACCTCAGCAACATAAGTACCTGAACTCGGTTTGGTAAATAAGTATCCTTCATCGAGTAACCGTTCAAGCGCAGCTAACACAGAGTTTCGTGAAATCGACATCATCTCTGCCAAGGCCCGACTTGAAGGTAATTTTGTTCCAGCACTCAGTCTTCCATCTAAAATAGCATCACGCAGAGCCGAATATAGCCCATCTTTAATCTGACCTTTAGGCAAAATCAAATGTGGAAAAGATGCAGAAATCGAAGTTGCCATAACAAACTGGTACTGTGAAAGATATTGAAAGTGTACCTTACAAAAATACCACTAGCAAAACTACACTTTAGTTCTCAACTTTCTAAAACTTTAAAACAGAGTGTAATTATTATGCAAAATCAAGACATTCAGATTGTCCCTGTTCAACAGCAGGACTATTCACAGTGGGAGAAATATTGGCTTGCCTATCAAAATTTCTATCAGGTAAATTTACCTTTTCATGTCACAAAAGTGACTTGGGAACGCTTTTTCAATGAAAATGAGCCCGTTTATTGTGCTGTTGCCAAACAAGGCGAGCAAGTTTTAGGAATTGTGCATTATGTTATTCATCGCTCAACATGGGCAGAGAATAATTATTGTTATTTAGAAGACCTCTATGTTTCACCTGAAGTCCGTGGTCAACACATTGGTAAGCAACTCATTGAATATGTACAAAAGCAGGCCATTGAGCAAAACTGTGATCGTTTATATTGGCACACGCAAGAAACCAATCACACGGCTCAAAAACTCTATGACTGGATTGCACAAAAACCAGGAATAATTGAATACCGCATGTCTTTAATCTAGACCAATTGAAAACACCAAAAGCTTTAATTCTTTTGGTGTTTTATCTTAAATATATTTTATTTGAAACTCCAATAGTTCCCTACTTACACCTTAGCGAATGAGCTTGATGACTTTGTCATTAATGATGGTGCATTGATTAAACTCTGCAAAACGCTTGAGCTCTTGCTCTAATTCGAAAAAGAAAAGCTCTTCATCTTTGATTGTTTTTTCTAGAT is a genomic window containing:
- a CDS encoding GNAT family N-acetyltransferase; amino-acid sequence: MQNQDIQIVPVQQQDYSQWEKYWLAYQNFYQVNLPFHVTKVTWERFFNENEPVYCAVAKQGEQVLGIVHYVIHRSTWAENNYCYLEDLYVSPEVRGQHIGKQLIEYVQKQAIEQNCDRLYWHTQETNHTAQKLYDWIAQKPGIIEYRMSLI
- a CDS encoding epoxyqueuosine reductase QueH; protein product: MSTQRLKLELPSGHDQLLLHSCCAPCSGEVMEALIDSEIKFSIFFYNPNIHPVKEYLIRKEENIRFAEKHNIPFIDADYDTDNWFARAKGMEDEPERGIRCTMCFDMRFERTALYAHEHGFSLISSSLGISRWKNMAQINDCGIRSAAHYPEIQYWDYNWRKNGGSSRMIEISKREEFYQQEYCGCVYSLRDTNRWRMGNGRDRIKLGVKFYSNAMEED
- a CDS encoding PLP-dependent aminotransferase family protein, producing MATSISASFPHLILPKGQIKDGLYSALRDAILDGRLSAGTKLPSSRALAEMMSISRNSVLAALERLLDEGYLFTKPSSGTYVAEVVPDQLIHIQENSKKTTLTNHHSLNINPNLEGLLTSWREQSWSSQKKKMFHVGVGCIDLFPHQLWGKLLIQAWRQSYYQLGQFHDPRGYLPLRQAICEYVRSTRGLNCNEEQIIIVNGTQQAIHLTAYALLQANDQVCLDEPGYDAAFNIFRSFGAQVNLIESDEEGMRISDITDHYFKSKLVYTAPSHQFPVGGTLSLARRFSLLDWASQQEKWIFEDDYNSEFRYGTHPIQALQGLDQQQRVIYSGTFTKMMFPEFRLGFMVVPEALIETFSAAKYYTDVRSSYLEQVALSLFIQKGHYARHVRKVRKACYERQQALIKAIDEHLSEVLDVQPTDSGIHAVCWLKGAWTEQEFIDQCSVLNLAVQPLSRYCQMLNKKAAVLIGYAAHTPNEIIENIQKIAQYLKTK